TGAGGCTTTTTCTTCTCTTTTGGGGTATGATTCGGCTCTTTTGGGGGAGAATTATTTGACGATTGTTCCTTCTGAGGATTTTTCTCTGGCAATTAAGGTGTTTGAACATGGAGGAGAAGAATATATAACCTGTTTTGGACTTTTGGATAAAAAGGGAAAAACGGTGAGAATGCATCATATGTTTTCTCTTTATGAAGGGGATATTCTCGATGTTATGATTCCAGAAGCAAGACAAGAAACAAATTTTTTTGAGACTGCTCTTCTTGAACAGATGGAACATCCTGTTTTTTGTTTTTCTTATGAGGGGCATATACTCTATGCCAACAACGTGGCCGCTCCATTGTTTTCTGACGGCAATACGCTAGCCAACTCTCCCGACTGGCCTGTTATTTCTCAAAAACTTTCGGGGTATGAGGATTTTTCTCTCTGGTGTCATATAGGTTCACGTGAGGGGTTTTTTCGTTTCCGACCCCTCAAAGAGAATCTCTGGTTATCGGAATATCTGTGGGGAAGAGAAGAGATTGTTTCGCGTTTTTGTGAAACAATCATGGGCTGGGATATGCCAGCAGTTCTTTTGGATCTCCGTGTGCAAGGAAGTGAGGGGG
This sequence is a window from Thermospira aquatica. Protein-coding genes within it:
- a CDS encoding LuxR C-terminal-related transcriptional regulator, producing the protein MSLPGISVPMCRIDKATYRVKEINEAFSSLLGYDSALLGENYLTIVPSEDFSLAIKVFEHGGEEYITCFGLLDKKGKTVRMHHMFSLYEGDILDVMIPEARQETNFFETALLEQMEHPVFCFSYEGHILYANNVAAPLFSDGNTLANSPDWPVISQKLSGYEDFSLWCHIGSREGFFRFRPLKENLWLSEYLWGREEIVSRFCETIMGWDMPAVLLDLRVQGSEGVHENRSFAEFGLSRSQVFEELEKLRTTESYLTLIQAKKGFAYYRPLFLPFHPRLQILLVVFIDETAHIKKELVFERFSQIIEEMIHFSDDLLSRLSGDIEEIFENHNLSERERKIVELIQQGMSNEEIAAHLYISVDTVKKSVSQLYRKFDVNNRLELLQRIYLPQRHRIPPKG